A part of Kitasatospora kifunensis genomic DNA contains:
- a CDS encoding DNA alkylation repair protein → MSSQVPLKEQALNPERIARIGREMQAACPGFDDASFTAQVIADLPRLELKARIARTAEGLHQHLPVAGPAALDTLLRSLPASPKAAGTDTDFGLYIYAPHSAYVAAHHLHPERLDQAFATLAALTPYFSAEDAVRPFLNTYPQQTLAAAAVWATASDHRVRRLASEALRPHLPWSVGTGLPVDTALPLLDVLHADSSRFVTTSVANHLRDIARTRPDLVLAALTRWRTEGRAADAELAFITREALKARLKDGWAPAYTILGYDPRADISVSPLRLTHTDYRLGDGLSFEADLTAPTDTPVHVMYVLTRTDPGTRARENVAHLTRATIKAGAPLRLAKTHPLKSAGTAALAPGSYHLALQVNGRRHPPALLRITNRPA, encoded by the coding sequence ATGAGTTCCCAAGTTCCCCTGAAGGAACAGGCGTTGAACCCGGAGCGGATCGCCCGGATCGGGCGCGAGATGCAGGCAGCCTGCCCCGGCTTCGACGATGCCTCCTTCACCGCCCAGGTGATCGCCGACCTGCCCCGCCTGGAACTCAAGGCCCGCATCGCCCGCACCGCCGAGGGCCTGCACCAGCACCTGCCCGTCGCCGGTCCGGCCGCCCTCGACACCCTGCTGCGCTCCCTGCCGGCCAGCCCGAAGGCCGCCGGCACGGACACCGACTTCGGCCTGTACATCTACGCCCCGCACTCCGCCTACGTCGCCGCCCACCACCTCCACCCGGAGCGCCTCGACCAGGCATTCGCCACGCTCGCCGCCCTCACCCCGTACTTCTCCGCCGAGGACGCCGTCCGCCCCTTCCTCAACACCTATCCCCAGCAGACTCTGGCGGCCGCCGCGGTGTGGGCCACCGCCTCCGACCACCGGGTGCGGCGCTTGGCCAGCGAGGCCCTCCGCCCCCACCTGCCCTGGTCCGTCGGCACCGGCCTGCCCGTCGACACCGCTCTTCCGCTGCTCGACGTGCTGCACGCCGACAGCAGCCGCTTCGTGACCACGTCGGTCGCCAACCACCTGCGCGACATCGCCCGCACTCGCCCCGACCTCGTCCTCGCCGCCCTGACCAGGTGGCGCACCGAAGGGCGCGCAGCGGACGCCGAGCTCGCCTTCATCACCCGCGAGGCGCTCAAGGCCCGCCTCAAGGACGGCTGGGCACCCGCCTACACAATCCTCGGCTACGACCCCCGAGCCGACATCAGCGTCAGCCCCCTCCGCCTGACCCACACCGACTACCGGCTCGGCGACGGCCTCAGCTTCGAAGCCGACCTCACCGCGCCCACCGACACCCCGGTGCACGTCATGTACGTCCTGACCCGCACCGACCCCGGCACCCGGGCCCGGGAGAACGTCGCCCACCTCACCCGGGCCACCATCAAGGCGGGCGCACCACTGCGCCTGGCCAAGACCCACCCCCTGAAGTCCGCCGGCACCGCCGCCCTCGCACCGGGCAGCTACCACCTCGCACTCCAGGTCAACGGCCGCCGCCACCCCCCGGCGCTGCTCCGCATCACCAACCGCCCGGCCTGA
- a CDS encoding NUDIX domain-containing protein, translating to MIHTQPDHDRRQRLCQDLAAISPWDSMEAQHLEETVAWIRSGAPLDRTAFVEPDPHLVAYFVVTDPDREELLLGHHVKSGLRLPAGGHAEPGEALWQTVEREAAEELRLPAVPFLGRRPFFVTRTPTVGPRSHTDVSCWFVLRARRQEVGWFDPGEYTAVEWLPWRRVLAEPVRQLDPNIHRFTRKLLAAVTTGWPRRHPAAGILAQRDQPPAVGVYPRDDEQAECPAGRSTSERTRGDAVTDQQTAAAADSTVREVTASTFLLRRDAGNWSVGLIWHDRLGSRMPAGGHGEVGEGVHDAAVREVWEETGFRARLIPGPTAPTPAGFPHRPVPAPWWICEGDASPDGHTSTPHTHVDHIYLALVDIASAATERQAGHQFTWFTRSRLSSDPTVSEDSRLLALQLMTWLDGAPAGAEDDPTQLSAHLAHQAASGLLQAQHRQREKSA from the coding sequence GTGATCCACACTCAACCCGACCACGACCGCCGCCAGCGGCTGTGCCAGGATCTCGCCGCCATCAGCCCCTGGGACTCGATGGAGGCCCAGCACCTGGAGGAGACCGTGGCGTGGATCCGCAGCGGGGCACCGCTGGACCGGACCGCTTTCGTTGAGCCCGACCCGCACCTGGTCGCCTACTTCGTCGTCACCGACCCTGACCGCGAAGAGCTTCTGCTGGGGCACCACGTCAAGAGCGGCCTGCGCCTGCCGGCCGGCGGCCACGCCGAGCCGGGAGAAGCACTCTGGCAGACGGTCGAACGTGAGGCGGCGGAGGAACTGCGGCTTCCGGCCGTTCCCTTCCTCGGCCGGAGGCCGTTCTTCGTCACGCGCACGCCGACGGTTGGCCCGCGCAGCCACACCGACGTGTCGTGCTGGTTCGTTCTGCGCGCCCGCCGACAGGAGGTCGGCTGGTTCGACCCCGGCGAGTACACCGCCGTCGAGTGGCTGCCCTGGCGTCGGGTCCTCGCGGAGCCCGTCCGTCAACTCGACCCGAACATACACCGGTTCACACGCAAGCTCCTGGCAGCGGTGACGACCGGCTGGCCGCGAAGGCACCCGGCAGCGGGGATCCTCGCGCAGCGAGATCAGCCGCCCGCGGTCGGGGTCTACCCCCGCGACGACGAGCAGGCGGAGTGCCCAGCCGGGCGCTCAACGTCCGAGAGAACTCGAGGTGATGCAGTGACCGACCAGCAGACGGCGGCGGCGGCGGACAGCACGGTGCGGGAGGTGACCGCGAGCACGTTCCTCCTGCGCCGCGACGCGGGCAACTGGAGCGTGGGACTGATCTGGCATGACCGGCTGGGCAGCCGCATGCCTGCCGGCGGCCACGGCGAGGTCGGGGAGGGAGTGCACGACGCTGCTGTCCGCGAAGTTTGGGAGGAGACCGGCTTCAGGGCCCGCCTGATCCCTGGGCCCACGGCACCCACCCCTGCCGGCTTCCCCCACCGTCCTGTTCCCGCTCCGTGGTGGATCTGCGAGGGCGACGCGAGCCCCGACGGACACACCAGCACCCCGCATACCCACGTCGACCACATCTACCTGGCCCTCGTGGACATCGCGTCCGCGGCCACCGAGCGGCAGGCCGGCCACCAGTTCACCTGGTTCACCCGCAGCCGCCTCAGCTCCGACCCGACCGTCTCAGAGGACAGCCGACTCCTCGCGCTGCAACTCATGACCTGGCTGGACGGCGCCCCCGCCGGCGCCGAGGACGACCCGACGCAGCTCAGCGCCCACCTCGCGCACCAAGCAGCCTCGGGCCTCCTGCAGGCGCAGCACCGCCAGAGGGAGAAGTCAGCATGA
- a CDS encoding NUDIX domain-containing protein yields MIDGWSTVSSTVEYTGVRVLVRRDAVRRTDQSLGTYEYTESVDGVRVVALDDRGRIALVEENVYVCGQRLLMCPGGGCEPGEDPLAAARRELAEEAGIRAAQVELLTMMWRMPAGARTREHLYLARSLSVGEHHRDASEADMELRWVALEQAVAMCGDGRITEAGTLAAVLLTAQRTTAWSGRPPWVPTVARCRTRDRRP; encoded by the coding sequence ATGATCGACGGCTGGAGCACGGTCTCGTCGACCGTCGAGTACACGGGAGTCCGGGTGCTGGTGCGCCGCGACGCGGTCCGGCGCACCGACCAGAGCCTGGGGACTTACGAGTACACCGAGTCGGTCGACGGGGTGCGCGTCGTGGCCCTCGACGACCGGGGCCGGATCGCCCTGGTGGAGGAGAACGTCTACGTGTGCGGTCAGCGGCTGCTGATGTGTCCCGGTGGCGGATGCGAGCCCGGCGAGGACCCGCTGGCGGCCGCGCGCCGGGAACTGGCCGAGGAGGCCGGCATCCGCGCCGCCCAGGTTGAGCTGCTGACGATGATGTGGCGGATGCCGGCCGGCGCGCGCACCCGCGAACACCTGTACCTCGCCCGGAGTCTGAGCGTCGGCGAGCACCACCGGGACGCGAGCGAGGCCGACATGGAGCTGCGCTGGGTCGCCCTGGAGCAGGCGGTGGCGATGTGTGGCGACGGCCGGATCACCGAGGCCGGCACCCTCGCGGCGGTCCTGCTGACCGCTCAGCGCACCACCGCCTGGTCCGGCCGCCCGCCGTGGGTACCGACGGTGGCCCGGTGCCGGACCCGTGACCGGCGGCCATAG
- a CDS encoding NUDIX hydrolase yields MTETDQQPPFDLLADAAAAGIQRPAASVLLVNRCGELLLVRRAANTLLGGLWELPGGGIEDGESVPGAVRRELGEETGITGARFTAYLGFSDYDNARGLRVREFAFAATLDHDQDVHLSPEHDAHRWVLPADLPDHLADHERDLIARHTAQPKPFAGYQPLPAYLSGIPAAPLWAALFFTTPSGEAVLLRSTNPHKGLQYPGGDAELTDRTPLHTAVRETWEETGIRLEPDPDLLPLVASVVEQPRAGWPTKVGFVYSAGTLTPAQLTSIRLNPDEHDEVVTLSATDLQNSTATHAHDLTLAVLDALRTGVPAHVVR; encoded by the coding sequence GTGACCGAGACCGACCAGCAACCGCCCTTCGACCTGCTCGCCGACGCCGCGGCCGCCGGGATCCAGCGCCCGGCCGCCTCGGTGCTGCTCGTCAACCGCTGCGGGGAGTTGCTGCTCGTGCGCCGCGCGGCCAACACGCTGCTGGGCGGGCTGTGGGAGCTGCCCGGCGGCGGCATCGAGGACGGCGAGAGCGTCCCGGGCGCCGTGCGGCGTGAACTCGGCGAGGAGACCGGCATCACCGGGGCGCGGTTCACCGCCTACCTCGGCTTCAGCGACTACGACAACGCCCGCGGACTGCGGGTGCGCGAGTTCGCCTTCGCCGCCACCCTCGACCACGACCAGGACGTCCACCTCAGCCCCGAGCACGACGCGCACCGGTGGGTACTGCCCGCCGACCTGCCCGACCACCTCGCCGACCACGAACGGGACCTGATCGCCCGCCACACCGCCCAGCCCAAGCCCTTCGCCGGATACCAGCCCCTGCCCGCCTACCTCAGCGGCATCCCCGCCGCCCCGCTGTGGGCCGCCCTCTTCTTCACCACCCCCTCCGGCGAGGCCGTGCTCCTGCGCTCCACCAACCCCCACAAAGGACTCCAGTACCCGGGCGGAGACGCCGAGCTGACCGACCGCACCCCGCTGCACACCGCAGTACGCGAGACCTGGGAGGAGACCGGCATCCGCCTGGAACCCGACCCGGACCTTCTGCCACTGGTGGCCAGCGTCGTCGAGCAGCCCCGCGCCGGCTGGCCGACCAAGGTCGGCTTCGTCTACTCCGCCGGCACCCTCACCCCCGCCCAGCTCACCTCGATCCGCCTCAACCCGGACGAGCACGACGAGGTCGTCACCCTCTCCGCGACCGACCTCCAGAACAGCACCGCCACGCACGCCCACGACCTGACGCTCGCCGTCCTCGACGCGCTGCGCACCGGCGTCCCCGCCCACGTCGTCCGCTGA
- a CDS encoding NUDIX hydrolase encodes MTDTNTDPGGIEPDPDLVHHLAAHTAPAACADALIRDAQGQVLIVDPVYKPGWDLPGGMLGDEEPAEALVRELREELGLPAEVGRLLVVDTVPARRWGRTILALIYAAHPGNAIEVADLVLQSSEIREARFVSDQEALALLAEPVAARLAAALAAERGSHTAVLRDGRPVPVARRDHYRLLPAPMMAATVLVRDTAGRVLVLDPSYKAHLELPGGMVEAHETPAQAAGRELAEELALTVQVGRLLVVDSNPADRSRHGRALTCHVYDTEPLTPAQAQALRFTDGEILAARWLEPKEAQEQLPAVLAQRVEAALRALRGGTVVEISRGVGHGPSGGV; translated from the coding sequence GTGACCGACACGAACACCGACCCCGGCGGCATCGAGCCGGACCCTGACCTGGTGCACCATCTGGCCGCGCACACTGCGCCCGCCGCGTGCGCGGACGCGCTGATCCGCGACGCCCAGGGCCAGGTCCTGATCGTCGACCCGGTGTACAAGCCGGGCTGGGACCTGCCCGGCGGCATGCTGGGCGACGAGGAGCCGGCCGAGGCGCTCGTACGGGAGCTGCGGGAGGAACTGGGGCTGCCCGCCGAGGTCGGCCGCCTGCTGGTGGTCGACACGGTACCCGCCCGCCGCTGGGGACGCACGATCCTCGCCCTCATCTACGCGGCCCACCCCGGGAACGCCATCGAGGTGGCCGACCTGGTGCTGCAGAGCAGCGAGATCCGAGAGGCCCGGTTCGTCAGTGACCAGGAGGCGCTCGCCCTGCTGGCCGAGCCGGTGGCCGCCCGCCTGGCGGCGGCCCTCGCCGCAGAGCGCGGCTCCCACACCGCGGTGCTGCGCGACGGCCGCCCCGTGCCTGTGGCGCGGCGCGACCACTACCGGCTGCTGCCGGCGCCGATGATGGCGGCTACCGTGCTCGTGCGGGACACCGCCGGCCGGGTGCTGGTCCTCGATCCGAGCTACAAGGCGCACCTCGAGCTGCCGGGCGGGATGGTCGAGGCACACGAGACCCCGGCGCAGGCCGCCGGCCGTGAGCTGGCGGAGGAGCTCGCACTGACGGTGCAGGTCGGGCGGCTGCTGGTCGTCGACAGCAACCCCGCCGACCGGTCCCGGCACGGGCGCGCGCTGACCTGCCACGTCTACGACACCGAGCCCCTCACACCCGCTCAGGCACAGGCGCTGCGCTTCACGGACGGGGAGATCCTCGCAGCTCGGTGGCTGGAGCCGAAGGAGGCTCAGGAGCAGCTCCCAGCGGTCCTGGCGCAGCGGGTGGAAGCAGCCCTTCGCGCCCTGCGGGGCGGCACCGTCGTCGAGATCAGCCGGGGCGTCGGCCACGGCCCGTCGGGCGGGGTGTGA
- a CDS encoding protein-L-isoaspartate O-methyltransferase family protein — translation MPDTMTLSTVDRAPDDFALALAAEPGVHDPTVIAALAAVARHRLIPRAYQPLGSLRPTTCWRLLDGDEDQAAHRALVYSMDQVVVQLADQPTAGHTVGGTYTGRPAAQSSGAGLLALALQDLRIEAGDRFLELGACTGYLSAAAARLTGRQVTGVEADRDLVRQATGRLQGIGADVRLLARDALRGVPDGTWDKIAASFAVPAIPDGWLRRLVPGGRLRTTISTGAPGWHATALVERDGSGSLSGMLTAELWGHVPARGAGWLPVPERPATGGATRTAALAPPSHTERGFWVAVGHLLPGVRRFWDPAADGEEMVVLVGADGSRAHIAPNGATVTEWGPRPLWRLAEDVHQRWSTAGRPSAYQFELTGQVQRVIGGTGLQWGLTWP, via the coding sequence ATGCCAGACACCATGACCCTCAGCACCGTCGACCGCGCTCCCGACGACTTCGCGCTCGCCCTGGCGGCGGAGCCCGGGGTCCACGACCCGACGGTCATCGCGGCGCTGGCCGCCGTTGCACGCCATCGGCTCATTCCCCGGGCCTACCAGCCGCTCGGGTCGCTCCGGCCGACGACGTGTTGGCGGCTGCTGGACGGCGACGAGGACCAAGCCGCCCACCGGGCGCTCGTCTACTCGATGGACCAGGTCGTCGTCCAACTCGCCGACCAGCCCACTGCCGGGCACACGGTAGGCGGCACCTACACCGGCCGGCCGGCCGCCCAGAGCTCGGGTGCCGGCCTGCTGGCCCTGGCGCTTCAGGACCTGCGGATCGAGGCGGGCGACCGGTTCCTGGAGCTGGGCGCGTGCACCGGCTACCTGTCCGCGGCCGCCGCCCGCCTGACCGGGCGCCAGGTCACCGGAGTCGAGGCCGACCGCGACCTGGTGCGCCAGGCAACCGGCCGGCTCCAGGGCATCGGAGCCGATGTGCGCCTGCTGGCTCGTGACGCGCTGCGCGGTGTGCCCGACGGCACCTGGGACAAGATCGCCGCCAGCTTCGCCGTACCCGCCATCCCGGACGGCTGGCTGCGCCGCCTGGTACCGGGCGGCCGGCTGCGCACGACCATCAGTACCGGCGCGCCCGGCTGGCACGCCACCGCGCTCGTCGAACGCGACGGGTCCGGGAGCCTGTCCGGCATGTTGACCGCCGAGCTGTGGGGACACGTGCCCGCTCGCGGCGCAGGCTGGCTGCCGGTCCCCGAACGACCCGCAACCGGCGGCGCCACGCGCACAGCCGCCCTGGCGCCGCCCTCGCACACAGAACGCGGGTTCTGGGTCGCGGTCGGCCATCTGCTGCCTGGAGTGCGCCGCTTCTGGGACCCCGCCGCAGACGGGGAGGAGATGGTGGTGCTCGTGGGCGCCGACGGGTCACGCGCCCACATCGCCCCCAACGGTGCCACCGTCACCGAGTGGGGGCCGCGCCCGCTGTGGCGGCTCGCCGAGGACGTCCACCAGCGCTGGAGCACCGCCGGCCGGCCAAGCGCCTACCAGTTCGAGCTGACCGGCCAAGTGCAGCGCGTCATCGGCGGTACAGGACTGCAGTGGGGGCTGACGTGGCCGTGA
- a CDS encoding PadR family transcriptional regulator has product MAARALRTPTTVAVLGLLAERPRHVYDMRVTMRERGHDRVLEIKSASLYDALRRLAAAGTVEAAETIRDSARPERTVYRITETGTRQLLQWLRELLGDPAHGRTAFTGALMFMYALPHTEVADLLDGRADLLDQEIAAMDTAAQAARSHGLPPIFLSEDSYTQTLRRAECDWLRAFAGDLRTRRLTWPERTLP; this is encoded by the coding sequence GTGGCTGCCCGCGCTCTGCGTACACCGACGACGGTGGCCGTGCTCGGCCTGCTCGCCGAGCGCCCCAGGCACGTCTACGACATGCGCGTGACGATGCGTGAACGCGGTCACGACCGCGTACTGGAGATCAAGAGCGCCTCGCTCTACGACGCATTGCGCCGCCTGGCCGCAGCCGGAACGGTCGAGGCCGCGGAGACGATCCGCGACAGCGCCCGGCCCGAGCGGACCGTCTACCGCATCACCGAGACCGGAACCCGACAGCTCCTGCAATGGTTGCGTGAGCTTCTCGGCGACCCGGCACACGGCCGCACCGCGTTCACCGGTGCCCTGATGTTCATGTACGCGCTGCCCCACACGGAGGTCGCCGACCTCCTGGACGGCCGCGCCGATCTCCTCGACCAGGAGATCGCGGCCATGGACACCGCCGCCCAGGCAGCCCGATCACACGGCCTCCCCCCGATCTTCCTGTCCGAGGACTCCTACACCCAGACGCTGCGCCGCGCCGAGTGCGACTGGCTGCGTGCGTTCGCAGGCGACCTGCGCACACGACGACTGACGTGGCCCGAAAGGACATTGCCGTGA
- a CDS encoding FAD-dependent monooxygenase produces MIPETVPDLREKPHVLADQGAGTGPVPARTAVAVVGGSVVGLTTAALLARWAVPCVLVEKHPAPLNHPRARGFSPRTVEVFRQLGVEAAIRAVAGLGSDDPTTPAMRAATLADPDPHLFEAGVLESMAGISPCTAQPVHQNLVEEVLYRRALDLGADIRFGVRAVTVDQDAEGVALQLRDRNGRDHLLHADYLVAADGATSRIRRHCNIAVRGPGTLAHVLSLMFEADLDSLLQGRRFNVCYLDHPKPGTVLAPAGPGRWTMATGYAPEHGETLADYPPERCRAMITAALGDPGIEVNLLPKMPGSDDIAASFTIGAQVAERFRDGRIFLAGDAAHLVPPTGGFGANTGIQDAHNLAWKLAAVHHGHAGPALLDSYHDERHPVATYTLGQALARARERTGHEHHDTPEELDPAPTVIFGHQYRSTAVLDAPTDAAPALPPDQLNGQPGTRAPHLPIRQGQHRASTLDLYGSGFVLLTGPDAEDWAKAANAHTARRATPLTTIRIDTDITGHDRPLADAHGITSQGAVLIRPDGIVAWRNASSVQNPGAALDEAFDQLLHNRPGSSTD; encoded by the coding sequence GTGATCCCTGAGACCGTGCCGGACCTGCGGGAGAAGCCGCATGTCCTGGCCGACCAAGGTGCTGGGACGGGCCCGGTTCCAGCACGAACGGCGGTGGCCGTGGTCGGCGGGAGTGTGGTGGGGCTGACCACGGCGGCTTTACTGGCCCGGTGGGCAGTGCCGTGCGTGCTGGTGGAAAAGCATCCCGCTCCCTTGAACCACCCGCGCGCACGGGGCTTCTCTCCCCGGACCGTCGAGGTCTTCCGCCAGCTGGGCGTCGAGGCGGCGATCCGCGCCGTGGCCGGGCTGGGAAGCGACGACCCGACAACTCCCGCCATGCGTGCCGCCACCCTCGCCGACCCCGACCCCCACCTGTTCGAAGCGGGTGTGCTGGAGTCCATGGCCGGCATCAGCCCCTGCACCGCGCAGCCGGTCCACCAGAACCTCGTCGAAGAGGTGCTCTACCGCCGTGCCCTCGACCTGGGGGCGGACATCCGCTTCGGAGTACGCGCGGTGACGGTGGACCAGGATGCCGAAGGCGTCGCGCTCCAGCTCAGGGACCGCAACGGCCGCGATCACCTCTTACACGCGGACTACCTCGTCGCGGCCGACGGTGCGACCAGCCGGATCCGTCGGCACTGCAACATCGCCGTGCGAGGGCCGGGGACACTCGCCCACGTCCTCAGCCTCATGTTCGAGGCAGACCTCGACAGCCTCCTGCAAGGACGCCGTTTCAACGTCTGCTACCTCGACCACCCCAAACCCGGCACCGTCCTCGCTCCCGCCGGCCCAGGCCGCTGGACCATGGCCACCGGCTACGCCCCCGAACACGGCGAGACCCTCGCCGACTACCCGCCCGAGCGATGCCGGGCGATGATCACCGCCGCGCTCGGCGACCCCGGCATCGAGGTGAACCTGTTGCCGAAGATGCCCGGCAGCGACGACATCGCCGCGTCCTTCACGATCGGCGCCCAGGTCGCCGAACGGTTCCGCGACGGCCGCATCTTCCTCGCCGGCGATGCCGCGCACCTCGTGCCCCCCACCGGCGGCTTCGGTGCGAACACCGGGATCCAGGACGCCCACAACCTGGCCTGGAAACTCGCGGCCGTCCACCACGGCCACGCCGGCCCCGCCCTCTTGGACAGCTACCACGACGAACGCCACCCCGTCGCCACCTACACCCTCGGCCAAGCCCTGGCCAGAGCACGCGAACGCACCGGCCACGAACACCACGACACACCCGAAGAACTCGACCCGGCCCCCACCGTCATCTTCGGTCACCAGTACCGCTCGACCGCGGTCCTCGACGCCCCTACCGATGCCGCCCCGGCCCTCCCACCAGACCAGCTCAACGGACAACCCGGCACCCGCGCCCCGCACCTGCCCATTCGACAAGGACAACACCGAGCATCCACGCTCGACCTCTACGGCAGCGGCTTCGTCCTGCTGACCGGCCCCGACGCCGAGGACTGGGCCAAAGCCGCCAACGCCCACACCGCACGCCGCGCCACCCCACTGACCACCATCCGCATCGACACCGACATCACCGGCCACGACCGCCCCCTCGCCGATGCACACGGCATCACCTCGCAGGGAGCAGTCCTGATCCGGCCCGACGGCATCGTCGCCTGGCGCAACGCGTCCTCGGTGCAAAACCCCGGCGCTGCACTGGACGAAGCCTTCGACCAGCTCCTCCACAACCGACCCGGTTCCAGCACCGACTGA
- a CDS encoding AAA family ATPase, with protein sequence MTGPIAVLVNGLPGAGKTTLARTLSRHLGLPLFSKDVIKEAHADVLGTERVDSPQRRWNAALGAAAGETMWALPADAPAGAVLESCWPTQFRDFVVRGLNHANILASVEIWCDVPLETARRRFEARHPRHPIHGDLLTDDDWERWRCMAIPLQIGPTLHVDTTQPADAQSVINWIEAAKHCGQSDDGRSESVG encoded by the coding sequence ATGACCGGACCAATCGCGGTTCTGGTCAACGGGCTGCCCGGGGCAGGGAAGACGACCCTGGCCCGCACCCTGTCCCGGCATCTGGGGCTGCCGCTGTTCAGCAAGGACGTGATCAAGGAGGCCCACGCCGATGTGCTGGGCACCGAAAGGGTCGACTCGCCGCAACGGCGCTGGAACGCTGCACTTGGCGCTGCGGCCGGCGAGACGATGTGGGCACTGCCGGCGGACGCACCTGCCGGTGCTGTCCTGGAATCTTGCTGGCCGACCCAGTTTCGTGACTTCGTCGTGCGGGGCTTGAACCACGCCAACATCCTCGCTTCGGTGGAGATCTGGTGCGATGTCCCGCTGGAGACCGCCCGACGCCGCTTCGAAGCCCGGCATCCACGCCATCCGATCCACGGTGACCTGCTGACGGATGACGACTGGGAGCGTTGGCGGTGCATGGCAATACCGCTCCAGATCGGCCCGACCCTGCATGTCGACACCACGCAGCCAGCCGATGCCCAAAGCGTCATCAACTGGATCGAAGCGGCGAAACACTGTGGTCAGTCAGACGACGGTCGAAGCGAGTCGGTCGGGTAG
- a CDS encoding IS5 family transposase, whose product MKWRAIPADFPAWDRVYAFFRRWRDKGLVKELHDRLRGKVRRAGGRDPEPTAGIIDSQSVRAPASVPAATRGYDGGKMVSGRKRHIVVDCLGLPPAVLVTAAPVTDRQAGASLLARLRARYFRLALAWADGGYTGSLVDIAAKAWCIALTVVKRTDDTPGFRVLPRRWVVERTFAWLMRSRRLARDYESRTDTAEAMLRWPMTMVMSRRLARPRC is encoded by the coding sequence GTGAAATGGCGGGCGATCCCGGCGGACTTCCCCGCGTGGGACCGGGTTTACGCCTTCTTCCGCCGCTGGCGGGACAAGGGCCTGGTCAAAGAGCTGCACGACCGGTTGCGCGGGAAGGTCCGCCGGGCCGGCGGGCGGGATCCGGAGCCGACGGCGGGGATCATCGACTCGCAGTCGGTGCGGGCGCCCGCATCGGTGCCGGCCGCGACGAGGGGATACGACGGCGGGAAGATGGTGTCGGGCCGCAAACGGCACATCGTGGTGGACTGCCTCGGGCTGCCGCCGGCCGTGCTGGTCACCGCCGCCCCGGTCACCGACCGCCAGGCGGGCGCGAGCCTGCTGGCCCGGCTGCGGGCACGGTACTTCCGGCTGGCGCTGGCGTGGGCCGACGGCGGCTACACCGGAAGCCTGGTCGACATCGCCGCGAAGGCCTGGTGTATCGCGCTGACGGTGGTCAAGCGCACCGATGACACCCCGGGCTTCAGGGTGCTGCCGCGCAGGTGGGTGGTAGAGCGGACATTCGCGTGGCTGATGCGCTCGCGCCGTCTGGCCAGGGACTACGAAAGCCGCACCGACACCGCCGAGGCGATGCTGCGGTGGCCGATGACCATGGTCATGAGCCGGCGCCTGGCCCGGCCGCGGTGCTGA
- a CDS encoding transposase — MSKKQEALVVQSFAFTPVSSNSRVSSCDCLAHVYGNAADHGERARRYPSDMTDAKWQTVRPLLPVPAWLEGRGGQPEGYCHRQMLDAVRYLVDNGATTA; from the coding sequence ATGAGCAAGAAGCAGGAGGCCCTGGTGGTGCAGTCTTTCGCGTTCACGCCGGTTTCGTCCAACTCCCGCGTGTCGTCGTGTGATTGCCTCGCGCATGTGTACGGAAACGCAGCCGATCACGGTGAGCGGGCACGGCGGTATCCGTCGGACATGACCGATGCGAAGTGGCAGACGGTCCGCCCGCTCCTGCCGGTGCCGGCCTGGCTGGAGGGCCGCGGCGGCCAGCCGGAGGGCTACTGCCACCGCCAGATGCTCGACGCGGTGCGCTACCTGGTCGACAACGGCGCGACAACGGCGTGA